The Mangrovivirga cuniculi genomic sequence ATATTTTTCAGTTCTAACCGCATAGGTAGTAGGAGTTTGAGGAAATGGACGCTCCCAAAAATATTCATAATAAATTCTATCCCTCCAGTCAACATCCTGTCCGTGAAGGAGTGGTACAAATGACTTTCCATCCATGTTGTCAGGTTTATCTAATCCGGCCATATGTAAAATAGATGGTGCTATATCAATATTCTGAACCATCTTTTCAATATCATTTCCATTCATATGTTCAGCTCCATACAATAGAAGGGGGACACGAATAGACTCCTCATATGCATGTCTTTTATCGATCAGGCCATGTTCACCAAATGAAAAACCATTATCTCCCATGTAGAAAACAATGGTGTTTTCTAACAATCCTTCTTTCTCAAGGTAATCCAGAATTTCACCTATGCTTTCATCAACAGAGAGTAACGTTTCGAGGTATCTTCTGTAAAAATCATCAAACTTGATTTGTCCGTGATACATGTAGTCAACTCCATGCCAGCTGTGGCGCTGTTCTTTAACCCAGTCGGGCACATCTTCATAATTATATTCCACGTCTGAATTTGCCCCTGTCACTTTTGGGTTCATAGTAGGAGGGTGTTGAGGGTCTTTATCTACATATTCGTCCACATGCCTTTCAGCAGGCTGAAATTCGGAATGTACACCTTTATGAGAAACATAGAGAAAGAAAGGTTGTTGTTCGGTTTGTTCTTTTAAAAATCCAGGCTGTATTGAGTAATAAGATCTGTGATGTAGGAACTATCAGAATATACTTTTTCAGTTCCGTTAACATTTAAAGTAGGATTATAATAAACACCCTGACCTCGAAAACTTACCCAATAATCAAATCCGGGTCTGGCTCCGGAGTGATGCTCTCCCATATGCCACTTGCCTACATATCCTGTTTTGTAGCCGGCTTTTTGTAAATATTGAGGAAAAAAGGTAACTGAGTCTGCCACCATTGACTGATTATCGACAACACCGTGATGATGTGAAAACTGCCCGGTCAGAATTGAGGCCCGGCTGGGTGAACACAATGAGGTAGTGACAAAAGCATTTTTAAAATGCACGCCTTGTGTACCCATTTTATCCATATTTGGTGTTTCCAGAAAAGGTACTTTACCAGTGAACCCCATAAAATCATATCGATGATCATCACTCAAAATGAATACTACATTTTTGGGTTTAGAAACTGAATCAATTTTGTGAAGGACTAATTCTTTGTCCCCTTCATCCGAATCTGGTTCATTAGACTCATCAATTGTTTCTGATTCTCCGCATGATATGAGTATTATTCCCAGGAGTATGGTGAAATATTTCGTTAAATCAGTTTTCATGATTAGAGTTTTTAGTTCAGTTTGGTTATTTTAATTCCATTTATAAATGATTCTTCATCCTGTTCAGATGGGAATTTTATAACAATATCAGACTTTGTGTAAATTTTCGTAATAGCATTAACAGGATAATATTTCCTTTCAGTTTTATCTATCAATAAAGGCTTGTCATTTACCAGAACCTTTGAATTCAGATGATCAGAATTTTCCAAAATGGAAAATAATAACTCAACCTGGTAATACCCTGCAGGACAGTTGATTTGGTAACTTTTAAGTCCTCGATTTTGCGTTTGATATACTGGGTCTATTTCAGTGTTAATTATACTTTTATCAGTGCCAATTCCCCTGTTGCGCGGCTTGTAAAATTCTCCCTCGATGTAGCCAAAAGTATTATTGAATTCATATACCTGATCAGGTAGCCATAATACGCCGGTTTTATCATCATAAAAATAAAATGTCGATCCTGCATTTATAGCAATTTGATCAGCACCATCATGAAAATCTGTGTAAATAAGATCGATTTGACGAACATCTTTAATAATTGAATCTCCTGCACTTGATTTTGCTTCTAATAGAAGTAGTCCTTTAGGAATATTATCTAATTCCCATGTTACTAATCCATCTTCTACATCTTTAGATCCAATTTTTGCATTGTTAGCATACAATGTGACTTCATTAAGATTGGTAACAATTGAAACAGGTATTTTTTTATTGGCAGGATATTTTATGCGTGAATTGCCTAGAATTTTAATATACGGTTGGTTTGATAATTTTGACTGGTAAATAAAATAAGCATCTTTTGGTTTACGGTTAAAAGTCATTAATCCTTTGTTGTTCATACCGGGAACTGCATCAATTCTTGATTCACTCCCAAAATCAAATAAATTCCAAACTGCTGCTCCCGATAAATAAGGGATGTTTTTAATTTGATTAATGTGTGAAAAATGAAATTTAGTTTCCCAGTCAGCTGAAAAATCAAATCGTATTGGATCATTTGAAAAAATCCGGGGATCAGCACCTGCTCCGTATTCAGTTACGATCATTGGTTTACCAGGTATTATCGCATGAGCCTTGCTGAGAAATTCAGTAAATCCTTCAAAACCTTTTGCATACCACCCATAGTATAAATTCCAACCTACGATCATTGGAACCTCCGTAAGTCCTGATTTATGATAAATATTGAGATCGCCATGATTTGGAATCATTGTATACCGGGTTGGATCTGTTTTTCTGGCAATTGAATCCAGCCTTTTGGCAAAATCTACTATTTGATGAATCTTGACACTATCTTTATTCAGATTCCTTCCCAGGAACATTTCATTCATATATGCCCAGACCAGGATACTTGGATGATTATAATTCTGATGGATCATTTCCCGTAGCATTTGCTCAGAATTAATATAGAATTCTTCAGCGTCTGTTATATCATGATCTAAAGGGATTTCCATGGTAACGATCAGGCCAAGCTTATCGCAGGCTTCTAAAACAGCAGGATCTTGCGGATAGTGGGCAGTTCGATAAAAGTTGGCACCCATGTCCTTAAGTATTTTTAAGTCTCTGAAATGATGGTCATTATTAAGTGCATTTCCAAGCCCCAAATAATCTTGATGACGATTAGCTCCGATAAGCTTTAACGGATTGCCATTCAAGTAAAAACCAGTATTCGGGTCAAATCTAAAAGATCTGAATCCAACCGGATGAGTGAATTCATCAAAAGTGTTTCCCTTTTTGTCTGAAATTATTGCTTTAAGTTGATAGAGATAAGGGTTTTCAGGAGACCAAAGAGTCGGATTTTTAATCTTCAGATTTGTAGAAAACTCATTTAACCCTTCATATGTTGATAATTTTTGTTTGTTGGAAATTATCTCTTTTCCTGAATGATCTACCACTGTGGTCATCAGGAAAAGATTTTCTTCTTTATTTGAGAGATTGGTGATCTTTCCTGATAATTTGATCAACCCATTTTGGTTATCAATTTCCGTGGTGATTTTGAATGCTGTTGAGCCCAGGTTTGATTCTGTGAAATGAATCTTCTCGTTTAACAGGATCCAAATATCCCGGTAAATTCCTCCATAAAAATTAAAATCTCCTTTTAAAGGGATAATATCCGGATCATGGGAGTTATCAACTTTTATGAGCAATTCATTTTTTTTCCTGATTTTAAGATCTTCTAATGGAACATTAAAAGAAGTGTAACCACCCTTATGACTGTAAATTTCCTTGTTATTCAGATATATGGTGGCAACCTGGTTAACGGCCTCAAAATGTAAAGTAATTGACTTTCCTGACCACGAACTATCTGGTGTAAATGTTTTTTTATACCAACCTAATCCCCTGTAATATCCTTCCTGGTCATCAAAAGGGTCCAATCGATTCCAGGTATGAGGTAT encodes the following:
- a CDS encoding sulfatase-like hydrolase/transferase, producing MKTDLTKYFTILLGIILISCGESETIDESNEPDSDEGDKELVLHKIDSVSKPKNVVFILSDDHRYDFMGFTGKVPFLETPNMDKMGTQGVHFKNAFVTTSLCSPSRASILTGQFSHHHGVVDNQSMVADSVTFFPQYLQKAGYKTGYVGKWHMGEHHSGARPGFDYWVSFRGQGVYYNPTLNVNGTEKVYSDSSYITDLITQYSLDF
- a CDS encoding sulfatase/phosphatase domain-containing protein — protein: MQPGFLKEQTEQQPFFLYVSHKGVHSEFQPAERHVDEYVDKDPQHPPTMNPKVTGANSDVEYNYEDVPDWVKEQRHSWHGVDYMYHGQIKFDDFYRRYLETLLSVDESIGEILDYLEKEGLLENTIVFYMGDNGFSFGEHGLIDKRHAYEESIRVPLLLYGAEHMNGNDIEKMVQNIDIAPSILHMAGLDKPDNMDGKSFVPLLHGQDVDWRDRIYYEYFWERPFPQTPTTYAVRTEKYKYIRYHGIWDINELYNLEKDPWEANNLIRDPEYKEIAKNLNQDLFEWLKETNGLNIPVRKDHGTKIDHKYKGTY
- a CDS encoding glycoside hydrolase family 2 protein; translation: MNKKIYAICLTLLSLFSPDIFAREMLFNTGWIFSISDTTNWKPVKIPHTWNRLDPFDDQEGYYRGLGWYKKTFTPDSSWSGKSITLHFEAVNQVATIYLNNKEIYSHKGGYTSFNVPLEDLKIRKKNELLIKVDNSHDPDIIPLKGDFNFYGGIYRDIWILLNEKIHFTESNLGSTAFKITTEIDNQNGLIKLSGKITNLSNKEENLFLMTTVVDHSGKEIISNKQKLSTYEGLNEFSTNLKIKNPTLWSPENPYLYQLKAIISDKKGNTFDEFTHPVGFRSFRFDPNTGFYLNGNPLKLIGANRHQDYLGLGNALNNDHHFRDLKILKDMGANFYRTAHYPQDPAVLEACDKLGLIVTMEIPLDHDITDAEEFYINSEQMLREMIHQNYNHPSILVWAYMNEMFLGRNLNKDSVKIHQIVDFAKRLDSIARKTDPTRYTMIPNHGDLNIYHKSGLTEVPMIVGWNLYYGWYAKGFEGFTEFLSKAHAIIPGKPMIVTEYGAGADPRIFSNDPIRFDFSADWETKFHFSHINQIKNIPYLSGAAVWNLFDFGSESRIDAVPGMNNKGLMTFNRKPKDAYFIYQSKLSNQPYIKILGNSRIKYPANKKIPVSIVTNLNEVTLYANNAKIGSKDVEDGLVTWELDNIPKGLLLLEAKSSAGDSIIKDVRQIDLIYTDFHDGADQIAINAGSTFYFYDDKTGVLWLPDQVYEFNNTFGYIEGEFYKPRNRGIGTDKSIINTEIDPVYQTQNRGLKSYQINCPAGYYQVELLFSILENSDHLNSKVLVNDKPLLIDKTERKYYPVNAITKIYTKSDIVIKFPSEQDEESFINGIKITKLN